The following proteins are co-located in the Verrucomicrobiota bacterium genome:
- a CDS encoding penicillin acylase family protein, producing the protein MAPGRITRVSPTPGHDGLPRRALEGWTGRDEVRGRIPFDELPHLFNPDSGYVSHANAGGIPG; encoded by the coding sequence CTGGCACCCGGTAGAATTACAAGGGTCAGTCCCACACCTGGTCACGACGGTTTGCCCCGCCGCGCCCTCGAAGGATGGACCGGACGCGACGAAGTGCGCGGCCGCATTCCCTTCGACGAATTGCCGCATCTCTTCAACCCCGACTCCGGCTATGTCAGCCACGCGAACGCTGGGGGAATACCGGGTTGA
- a CDS encoding lytic transglycosylase domain-containing protein has protein sequence MSKRGQDRLPWILVALVFLIGDAILAIGFWRRHREQRHDEAIAAASKTYSMDPAVVKAVVWKESRFDAASRGKAGEVGLMQIRDLAAREWADAERLKDFTMEHLTSPSTNTLAGTWYLKKLLGRYRHTDGALVYALADYNAGRANVLKWAKGSAATNSALFAEQIGFPMTRKYVADVLARTSRYAGDFPEVLKP, from the coding sequence CCTTGGTCTTTCTGATAGGGGACGCCATCCTGGCGATTGGGTTTTGGCGTCGCCACCGTGAACAGCGGCACGATGAAGCGATCGCTGCGGCTTCGAAAACTTACAGCATGGACCCAGCGGTCGTGAAGGCGGTGGTGTGGAAGGAAAGCCGGTTTGACGCAGCCTCGAGGGGCAAGGCGGGAGAAGTCGGATTGATGCAGATCCGCGATTTGGCGGCGCGAGAATGGGCGGACGCCGAGCGTCTGAAGGACTTTACCATGGAACATCTGACCTCGCCTTCGACCAATACCCTGGCGGGCACGTGGTACCTCAAGAAACTGCTGGGACGCTACCGGCACACGGATGGAGCCCTGGTCTATGCTTTGGCCGACTACAATGCCGGCCGGGCCAATGTTTTGAAATGGGCCAAAGGTTCGGCCGCCACGAACAGCGCTTTGTTTGCCGAGCAAATCGGCTTTCCAATGACGCGAAAATACGTTGCCGATGTCCTGGCTCGCACGAGTCGTTATGCGGGAGACTTTCCGGAGGTTTTGAAACCGTAG